A single genomic interval of Phaeodactylum tricornutum CCAP 1055/1 chromosome 5, whole genome shotgun sequence harbors:
- a CDS encoding predicted protein yields the protein MSNPSNRDSSWFDRDNDEEVSIYPSVVEVESIYIPSCDEVFARVSSFTNCKAGIFDAHSEDLNQLRRTSSSKVFLGDSVICKGGQAKPPPSFSVQSSESATRKPGSVAVSGSGSELERQSSYRKAGQRHQSIQEVEISPGVFLPLHGSEETIQEMESGSLITAICFCCAQRLSCVSLASYVLCPCCRVISPLESSNSGGVGLGLFDKNIECCGGSQVVPEVSDSAHGRVEDYACNAYVH from the coding sequence ATGAGCAATCCTTCTAATAGGGATTCCTCTTGGTTTGATagagacaacgacgaggaggTTTCGATTTATCCTTCCGTCGTGGAGGTGGAATCTATTTATATTCCTAGCTGTGACGAAGTTTTTGCACGAGTTTCATCCtttactaactgtaaggcgGGAATCTTCGACGCCCACAGCGAAGATTTGAACCAATTAAGACGAACCTCGTCATCCAAAGTCTTCCTTGGAGATAGCGTTATCTGCAAGGGAGGGCAAGCAAAGCCGCCTCCGTCGTTTTCTGTGCAAAGCTCCGAGTCTGCTACGAGAAAACCGGGTTCAGTGGCTGTAAGTGGAAGCGGCTCAGAATTAGAAAGACAGTCAAGCTACCGTAAAGCTGGCCAGCGACATCAGTCCATCCAAGAAGTCGAAATTAGTCCAGGTGTATTCTTGCCTCTACATGGATCAGAAGAGACTATTCAAGAAATGGAGAGCGGTAGCCTGATTACGgcaatttgtttttgctGCGCTCAAAGATTGAGCTGTGTTTCCTTAGCTAGCTATGTTTTGTGTCCTTGTTGCCGTGTGATCTCGCCGCTGGAAAGCAGTAACAGTGGTGGCGTTGGTCTTGGACTTTTTGATAAGAATATTGAATGTTGCGGTGGGTCACAAGTTGTTCCTGAAGTATCTGACAGCGCTCACGGTCGAGTCGAAGACTATGCTTGTAATGCATACGTGCACTAA